Proteins encoded within one genomic window of Setaria italica strain Yugu1 chromosome IV, Setaria_italica_v2.0, whole genome shotgun sequence:
- the LOC101773927 gene encoding dirigent protein 3-like, producing the protein MKLLLLSPTIINPGYIPATSISQTHHNGQLCKAAASARLLLLVAVIVLLLPSADARRRPVHLRLYMHDIIGGPEQTAIHLIRNAGPPHKSLKGAYFGDTMAIDDLVTDGPGIDSGSVGRAQGTYMLSSQHEEVLVAAVTVALTDGPCSGSTFVIAGRVGIYDDKSELAIVGGTGQLRRAAGYVLWRMAKVVSEVYIVVELIVHMSVPANAAAPSNGSSLAIE; encoded by the coding sequence ATGAAATTGCTTTTGCTAAGCCCAACTATAATAAATCCTGGATATATTCCAGCAACCAGCATCTCACAAACTCATCACAATGGCCAGCTTTGCAAAGCCGCAGCATCTGCTAGACTGCTACTACTCGTCGCCGTCATCGTTCTCTTGCTTCCCTCCGCGgacgcccgccggcgcccggtGCACCTACGGTTATACATGCACGACATCATCGGCGGCCCGGAGCAGACGGCCATCCACCTCATCCGGAACGCCGGGCCGCCGCACAAGTCCCTGAAGGGCGCGTACTTCGGCGACACGATGGCCATCGACGACCTCGTCACCGATGGCCCCGGCATCGACTCCGGCTCCGTCGGCCGGGCGCAGGGCACCTACATGCTGTCCTCCCAGCACGAGGAGGTCCTCGTggccgccgtcaccgtcgcGCTCACCGACGGGCCGTGCAGCGGCAGCACCTTCGTCATCGCCGGCCGCGTCGGGATCTACGACGACAAGTCGGAGCTCGCGATCGTCGGCGGGACGGGCCAactccggcgcgccgccggctaCGTGCTGTGGAGGATGGCCAAGGTGGTGTCCGAGGTGTATATTGTGGTGGAGCTGATCGTGCACATGTCTGTACCGGCGAATGCTGCTGCTCCTAGCAATGGGTCATCACTTGCGATCGAGTAG